The Elaeis guineensis isolate ETL-2024a chromosome 3, EG11, whole genome shotgun sequence region TATCCGTACATGACTGTGGATATGAGATTTGAGTTATCTCTAGTAACTCTTATGAAAAATCAAGATATATATACAGGACCACTAATGCACAGACTAGCAATGAAGACACTTTATACTATGTGTGTGGTAGTTGAAGTCTGAATCAAAAGAACATAGTTCAAGATCTAGTTTACTTCATTTTCTTCAGATAAAAACTTTCACACTAAGTAATGTTAAGTCATCTGACTCATTGTATAGTATaagcatccaaaaatttatattttttattttttattttttttaaaaaaatttgagttttgtgggagattgttggagaaaatccaaaaagaaaactcataattttatttaatcttattttttaatttatcttttaaatattttaatctctttattatcatgattttaatttCTGACCATTGGGCTCCTAATTAACAACGGTCATGtgcatttaattttatttttattttttgaccgtTGGACTCTGTATTAAAGGTTTTAGCTGTTGGACTTCTTATTAAAGATCTTAATGGGTCAATAAAAATCCCAATGGTTATAAATGGTCATATTGGATAGCTATAAAAAGATCATCTtgagatctgattttagatatcctatccaagtctctccctctttttcttctaatATTTTCTCTTTAAATAATGCACTAAAGTCTGGCATTGTCATGCTATATCTGGTATATTTCAGAAATTGTAAGGGGAAGACTTTTTGATCAGTCTATCATTAAATAAGATTAAGATCCTAGAGTCAACAAGGGAGATGGGGTTTTGTCTATAATAGACCTTCCAATAGTGAGAACCCAACCTCTGTGATAAGAGATCCTTTGAAGGAGGTTCAATGTGATAATAATAAGCTAATTGGTTGGTCAGCGAGCACATGTGGTTTATTTGATATAAAAGTCATGTACTCCAACCCATCTCTATGGTGATTTGTGCTCCTATGTAGTAGTTAGGAAGAGTTTTAACTCTGAATGAAACTTAAAGTAGTATTTTCTATGAGATGTAACATGACATACATCCCTGGAGGGGCTCACTTATATGAGAGTATTCGTACATGACTGTGGATATGAGATTTGAGTTATCTCTAGTAACTCTTATGAAAAATCAAGATACATGTACAGGACCACTAATGCACAGACTAGCAATGAAGACACTTTATACTATGTGTGTGGTAGTTGAAGTCTGAGTCATAAGAACATAGTTCAAGATTTAGTTTACTTCATTTTCTTCAGATGAAAACTATTTACACTAAGTAATGTTAAGTCATCTGACCCATTGTATAGTATaagcatccaaaaatttatattttatattttttaatttttttgaaaaattttgagttttgtgagagattgttggagaaaatccaaaaagaaaactcaaaattttatttaatcttattttttaattttatcttttaaatattttaatctctttattatcatgattttaatttCTGACCATTGGGCTCCTAATTACCAACAGTCATAtgcatttaattttatttttattttttgactgttGGACTCTGTATTAAAGGTTTTAGCTATTGGACTTCTTATTAAAGATCTTAATGGGTCAATAAAAATCCCAATGGTTATAAACGGTCATATTGGATAGCTATAAAAAGATCATCTtgagatctgattttagatatcctatccaaatctcttcctctttttcttctaatATTTTCTCTTCAAACAATGCACTAAAGTCTGACATTGTCATGCTATATCTGGTATATTATAGAAATTGTAAGGGGAAGACTTTTTGATCAGTCTATCTTGCTAAAGATTAAATAAGATTAAGATCCTAGAGTCATCAAGGGGGATGGGGTTTTGTCTATAATAGACCTTCCAATAGTGAGAACCCAATCTCTGTGATAGGAGATCCTTTGAAGGAGGTTCAATGTGATAATAATAAGCTAATTGGTTGGTCAGGGAGCACATGTGGTTTATTTGATATAAAAGTCATATACTCCAACCCATCTCTATGGTGATTTGTGCTCCTATGTAGTAGTTAGGAAGAGTTTTAACTCTGAAtgaaatttaaagtagtattttCTATGAGATGTGACACGACATACATCCCTGGAGGGGCTCAGCTATATGAGAGTATCCGTACATGACTGTGGATATAAGATTTGAGTTATTTCTAGTAATTCTTATGAAAAATCAAGATACATGTACAGGACCACTAATATACAGACTAGCGATGAAGAAACTTTATACTATGTGTGTGGTAGTTGAAGTCTGAGTCAAAAGAACATAGTTCAAGATTTAGTTCACTTCATTTTCTTTAGATGAAAACTATTCACACTAAGTAATGTTAAGTCATCTGATCCATTATATAGTATaagcatccaaaaatttatattttttattttatattttttaaaaaaaatattgagttttgtgggagattgttggagaaaatccaaaaagaaaattcaaaactttatttaatcttatttttaattttatcttttaaatattttaatctctttattatcatgattttaatttCTGACTATTGGGCTTCTAATTACCAACAGTCATGtgcatttaattttatttttttgactgtTGGACTCTGTATTAAAGGTTTTAACTGTTGGACTTCTTATTAAAGATCTTAATGGGTCAATAAAAATCTCAATGATTATAAACGGTCATATTGGATAGCTATAAAAAGATCATCTtgagatctgattttagatatcctatccaaatctctccctctttttcttctaatattttctcttcaattttttttctttttgattatttttctgagTGCTGAAAGAGTCTTCATCAACCTCCTCTACGATCGTGCTTATAGGCGGAGGATCACGATCGTATCTTGGGGTGGTTTTCTCAGATACTTCTGCATGAGCTCGGGATGGGAATACGCCTTAAGACAGTATCCAACATGCTTCCGGGTTTGATCTTGTTTATTTCTATATTTTCTGTAAGTCATTTacaattttacaataaaaattttttttagtcttcTTATATCACATatgatttttaaatataattCCAACATCATGTTCTATCTATCAAGTGGTCTTTGAGCAAGCATTCTTGCGGTACATCCTGAACTCCAAGTCTTTCAAGACTTCTTTTTTGTCAAAGGCGTTTCAAATCAATTCTAAGAACTTTCCCTTTTGTTccgtaaaattatatttatcaaagGTTTTTGCCAAAGACGTTGAACTCTATTGTAGAAGGTCATGAAAGTTCTTAATCTAGATACGAGGACAACTTTGCATGAGCATTTAGGTATCATGGCCTTAAAAGTGTTTAATGGTGACATTACAGTAACCATGATCTATTAACATAACCTACTTTTCTGAGTAACATATGTACAATTTTTAAATGAATTCATCTCTAAACTGGTTTTAGTTTTCAATTTGTCCCTGTGAGTCTAGTGTTGGTGCCACACTTTCCCTAAAGGTCCTTTTATTGGGTTGCAAATTGCTCAGCAATTAGCTTTTTGTGTTATTTCCATGTCATAGAGGAAACTTCTCTGATATGCTCTTATCTTAGATTGTGAGGACTGCTTTTAGTGGTATGTAAACTTGGTGATGGAGTCATTGTTTCAATTATTAGCACACATGTAGGTCTTcacaaagagggagagagaaatgcGTGCTCTTCCTTATGTCTGTCATCCCTCCTCCTACGAAGCCTAAATTATACCTGACTGTTCTCTATTTTTCAGCAAGTGAGGCCCCTTTGAAGTTGTGCTCTTCCTTCAGCAGGTCTAAATGAAGGTATGTACGGATGAATCATAACAAAATCAACATTATTGAGTATATGGTTCTTCGTCCGTCTTTGCAAGTAAAAGTTTGGGAGTTTTTGTCATCATATACTGCACCGCTGTTGCAGATGgtctttttgctcttcagagCACAAAACTTTAATCAGCTGTCTCTTGAGTTTTGCATTTTTCATTTTGATCCCATCCATTGTTTCTATGCTATCATAAACATTATCTTGGGATTTTATCGGCACCTTAGGGATACAGGTTATGGTGCATCACTCATTTGCTGCTTCTTTAGTGGCCCTGGACTGTGAATTTCTTTAATGTTCCATATGCCAGATCTTTCTCACAGTTGATATTTAATTATCTTATGGGACTGGCAGATTCACAGCAGCTTTACCTATGGTGGAGGAGACCCTGATTTCCTTCAGAATGACATCCGTGTGAAGCCTGATCTTGATGCCCTTGGGGCTCTCGGTGATGCTGGGTGGTACTGCATCCGCTCTGTCCTATGGGCTGCCGACTACGTACTGCCCAGAACTGCAATTGCGCACCATGGCTGTGTCAAGAACCAAGCTGGTGTAATCTTGTCATGTGGGGCTACTCTTGTATGGGATGATGGCCAAGTCGCAACCTTCCACTGCTCTTTCCTCTCTAATCTGACAATGGAACTCTGTGTTATGGGAACAAGAGGAACCCTTCATTTAAGTGACTTTGTGCTTCCTTTCGAGGAAACCCCTGCTAAATTCAAGCTTGCTACAGATTCAAAGTTTAAGGAGCTCCATATTGGATGGCAACCACTGCCTAGTGAGCATGTCATCTCAACTGACCTTCCTCAGGAAGCCCTCATGATCCAGGAATTCTCGAGGTTGGCAGGAAGCATAAGAGATTCTGGTAGCAAGCCAGATGAAAAATGGCCTATCATCACTAGAAAGACACAACTGGTACTTGATGCAGTGAAAGAGTCGATAGAGAAGGGGTTTGAACCTGTCAACGTTACCGGTTAGTGGATGTTCCCCTCAGTTATGCCCTATGATGTAATCGTGTTGCTAAATAAAGATTACGAATGGCACATGGTAATTAAATGGAATTAGAACTAAACCTTTATGGTTAAGGTTCATGGATGAATGTAATATTATAAATAGAAACTGTTGTCTCATATATGTTTTTAAGAATCACAAATATAATGCTTAATGCTGGCAGACCTACACGCACTGTGATGGTATTAGGAAGAACGTAAAATGGAGTGTTCACGGTGCTGCCATGTGCATTTGCTGTGCTGTTCAATTATGGCGGCTTGTCTTATTGATTTCACTTTTTGTTTGTGAGTCATGTTTGTGGgagagcatttttttttttttcttttttttcccgagCCATTCTACAAGGTTCTTATTTtgtggaattaaaaaaaaaaaatagagcacatGCCACGTGGTATGAAGTTCTCCTTTATGTGACCTGCTTGGTTGATGCAATGCAAGTAGGATCCTCAAGGCAACAAAAGATGAACATGACGCAGCCTcaaatattttcatttttttcatccaaaatctCGATGGAAAGAGGCGATTAGGGTGGTTTTTGGGGGGTTGGTGCCATTCATGGATGAGTGGTGGAAGAAGCTCTCTTTACCAATTTGGAGTTTTGGACCTAGTAGCATTATGCATTTCCATTCAATGTTTCAAGGTATGAAGGCTATCGCCTAAATATTTTGGCCGAAATCAGCAACCATCAACTACAGCTTAGAAGCTCGTCCAGCTTGTGAAAGCATAAAAGAGCCTCTaacttctatcttttttttttatccaaaaaaaaaaaatcgctaTCGTTTGGTCTAAGTGAGATTTTTCGATCGCCATCAAGCTTCTTTCATGTCCAATTGCGCTTCCATCATCCCTTTGATATGGAACTCGAGCtttgaaattttcataaaattttaaactcaTGTGTGCACGAAGCCAATAATATTGCTGGTAAGACTTTCCAAGTTCAATTTATCCTCAAAAGTCTAGTTTTGGGTTGCAAACTTTCCTcggtccatgaaagatttggataaGCTAACTTGTATACTgccatttaagaaaaaaaatggaaaaaacatATAGATccttctaaatatacaaattacaTGAATATCTTTGTAAATCTACATGCATgcctatataaaatatttattttatatgtatatcttttttttaaaaaaatataaattcgtACAATCTAACGTCATTAAAAAATAAATGGATACAAATTAAAATGATTGAAATGTCTTTAATAGTAGTCACacaatagaaaaaattaaaatgatatttGCATAAATTATGATTTTACGAGGTATCCATGTAATTTTGCATACttaagatcatatatatataattaaaaaaatctattaaaaaaaatgaaaacttcGTTGAGACTTATCTAGtatgtgatgattcagttgaatCGACGGGTTAGAAAAAAAAGCTGAGTAAcattatcgatctttttattttgttttgacCTTAACATAGTTAAATTGGAATGTTGGATAATCATTTTGGTAATTTTGTTCTCTTATTTGATTTTGATGTAAGTATCATATTTGAGCTTATGATATCTacatatttttcattatttttgtaTATTGAATTTAGATTAATCATAAACATTAAAATCAATGAAATAGCTTTCAATAATTTATAAATCATAAGTTGTTCATTTGTTGAGGCAAAAATTTCTTAAAGGTATCATGATTCCTTTCGTAAAAATTGATATCAACGTGAGATCATGCagcatgataatattttttttttgtcatcccATAATTAAGAGTGATTGAATTATCATTATTAAAATTGGTTTCTTATATTTGAACAAATATACCAAAGCCTGCGAcacaattatattcaattagatgtATATGCTCAAATGATACAAgtcaaatttagtgaaaataattCAGTCATTCTCAATTGAatagggcaaaaaaaaaaaaaaaagattggtgTTATGATACTTTATGATTTATGTTAACATCAATTATTGTGGAATAGTTCATGATAATAAATTTCTTATTTCAatgaacaaaaaataactcatcatttataaattattaaaaactattttattgatctagagatctataattaatttaaattcatatgctttaatattttaaaaataataaagaatATATAGATATTATAGACTTATTAATGATAATTATATCAATATCAAATGGAGAATACCAACAGCCATCTAATATTTTCACTTATCAAATTGCCATctgacataaaaaaaaaaaaagttaacaaTATATTTTGGTCTtggaataaaattttagtttgtcATGTATGCAAGAAGCCAATAATATCAAGTTCAATTTGCCCTCAAAGTCAAAGTCTGATTTTTGGCGCTTCAAACTTTTCTCCGTCCATGATTGGCCGCAGTCGTCAGTAATTTTGTTCAAAGAGAAGGGCAAAAGCCAACGGCGGCCAACCGCAGAGTCCATTTCCCAGCTGCCCAGGGACAACCCCACACTTTACAAAGTATCACGCCTCTGGAGAGGACACTGGGAAGAAGGTCATCACTCGTCAGTAGAAATTAGCTCTTTCTCCTGACAACACACcaaaaaaggcaaaggaaaaaaaGATGGCCGACAAAGCGAATCCTGTCCGGTTTGGCATCCTGGGGTGCGCCACGATAGCCCGCAAGGTCTCCCGGGCCATCGCCCTCGCGCCCAACGCCACCGTCGTCGCCGTCGGCAGCCGCTCTCTCGACAAGGCCCAGCGCTTCATCGCCGACAACGGCCTCCCGCCGGCCGCCCGCGCCCAAGGCTCCTACGAGGCCGTGCTCGATGACCCGGCCGTCGACGCCGTCTACGTGCCGCTCCCCACCGGCCTACACGTCCGCTGGGCGGTGGCCGCGGCGGAGCACGGGAAGCACGTCCTCCTCGAGAAGCCCACGGCGCTGTGCGCCGCGGATCTGGACCGGATCCTGGAGGCCTGCAGGTCCCGCGGGGTGCAGTTCATGGACTCCACCATGTGGATGCACCATCCACGGACGGCCCGGATGAGGGAGCTGTTGTCGGACCCCAACCGGTTTGGCCAGCTAAAAGCGGTAATTCGTGctgtttctttccttcttttccctGAAAGAATTGCTTTTTCGGATAGATTGTTTGGGGCGAATGTTTGGGCGTTTTTTTTTCGGAAGGTTAAGTTTTTCTCCTGGTCTTTTATTTCCTgcttttggaatttttttttcctcctttttggaAAGATTATGTTTTTCCTAAAAAAATGGCTCCTTTTTTACGACGCCTTTTGGTGTAGGAGCTAATTGAATGAACCATCGTAATTGAGGTTTTCTTTCGCGAATGTTTGTGTATTTTCTTCAAAAGATAAACCTTTTAACTTCTAGTCATTCGGTTTGGAAATTAGGGGTTTAAGAAAAGGAATGTAGATTTTCGTTTGTGTATATATGGATGGTAATTCAGCCTGTATTGTTGGGTCTTCTTTTCTTGAAGGATTTTGTTTACATCTCTGTTCTTATTTGGAAATTAGGAATTTTTGGCAAGTGTTTGATTAATTGATGGCATTTGGATGCTTGGACTGTCATCTGTTCTTCAAATTCCTTTTTTTGGCCTTTTTGATGGATTTGATTGTGAGAGATAGATTCCATTTTAGACGGTGAGCATAACATGAGAACTGTATTTGTGACTCGGAGAGGCGGAAGCCCGGGTGAGAATCTGGGTGATGGTGGTGGGACTGAACACAGGTCTCTTGTATCCATGTAAGAGACTTTACTCACTGAACCAGTTGGTACAAGATCGGTCCGGCCTTCCTCCTCATCTTATCTCATTTCTCTTCACGGGCAGCGGCAGTGTCCACTTTAAAAGAGGCTGAGGGGTCCGTCCATTCAGCGTTCTTCTGTTCCCATTTCTTGGGTGGGAATATTTTACCTCCTTACCTATTGTCTTGTTGATTAACTGATTTAAAGTTACAGTGTAGTGTATGTTTTACACTTATTGTTATTCTTACCCTTTTTTGGCTTCAAAAAAttggcttttttttttgattaaaagatGGCATATCTTTATTTGCAACCACCTACCCTATGTATGGTTTACAAAACCTAGTTTGCGCTTGTAGTGGGTGCATGCTGGGGTACACATAGCGGTACTCATTATGATGTTTTTGGTAGATTAGCAAGTGGCTGCATGAGTGATCTGGAGCAGATGTGGTGTCTGGACTAGATTCTAAATTGAATGGGAGATCTCTTGAAGTCTTTGGATGCTTGAGTTATCTTCTTTTCAACGAACCCTCACCTAAATTTCTCGTTATGTTCTCCATTATTCCTATCTTTTTGTGTTTCATGTTCTATCTATCAAGTGGTCTTTGAGCGAGCATTCTTGCAGTACATCCAGGCTTCAAGTCTTTccagactcttttttttttttttatgcggaTGGCTTTTCAAATGAATTCTAAGAACTTTCCCTTTTGTTCCCATAAAATTGTATTTATCAAAGACTTTTGTCAAAGTCGTTGAACCCTGCTTTAGAAGATCATGAAAGTTCGTAATCCATATCTGATAGCAATTTGGCATGAGCATGTAGGTACCATCACCTAAAAAGTGTTTAGTGGTGATAATACAGTAACCAGGAACTACTTATAGAATATACCCTACTTTTCTGAGCAAACATGAATACAATTTTTCAATGAATTCATCTCTAAACTGGTTTTAGTTTTCACTTTGTCCTTGTGAGTCTAGTTTTGGTGCCACATTTTTCATGAAGGACCTTTTATTGGGTTGCAATTAGCTTTTTATGTTATTTCCATGTCCCAAGGGAAACTTCTCTGATATGCGTTTACCCTAGATTGTGTAGGATTGCTTTTAATGGTATGCAAACCTGGAGATGGAGCCATTGTTTCAATTATTAGCACACATGTAGGTCTTcacaaagagggagagagaagtgtGTGCTCTTCCTTTTGTCTGTCATCCCTCCACCTACAAGGCCTAAATTATACCTGACTGTTCTCTATTTTTCAGTAAGTGTGGCCCCTTTTAAGTTGTGCTTTTCTTTCAGCAGATCTAAATGAAGGTATCTACGGATGattcataataaaatcaatattttgagTATATAGTTCTTTGTCTGTGTTTGCAAGTACAAATTGGGAGATTTTTGTCATCATATACTGCACCGCTGTTGCAGATGGTCTCTTGCTCTTCAGAGTTCACACTTTAATCAGCTGTATCTTGAGTTTTGCATTTTTTCATTTTGATCCCATCCATTGATTCTATACTATAATAAATATTTTCTTGGAATTTTGTCGGCACCTTAGGGATACAGGTTATGGTGCCTCACTCATTTGATGCTCCTTTAGTAGCCCTGAACTGCGAATTCCTTTAATGTTCCATATGCCAGATCTTTTACATATTATAAATCAAGAATGATATCTCTAAGCGTATGTGAACTGATATTTTATTATCTTATGGGGCTGGCAGATTCACAGCAGCTTCACCTTTTGCGCGGACCCTGATTTCCTTCAGAATGACATCCGTGTGAAGCCTGATCTTGATGCCCTTGGGGCTCTTGGTGATGTTGGGTGGTACTGCATCCGCGCGATCCTATGGGCCGCCGACTACGAACTGCCCAAAACTGCAATTGCGCACCATGGCTGTGTGAAGAACCAAGCTGGTGTAATCTTGTCATGTGGGGCTACTTTTGTATGGGATGATGGCAAAGACGCAACCTTCCACTGCTCTTTCCTCTCTAATCTGACAATGGAACTCTGTGTTATGGGAACAAGAGGAACCCTTCATTTAAGTGACTTTGTGATTCCTTTCGAGGAAACCCCTGCTAAATTCAGGATTGCTACAGATTCAGGCTTTAAGGAGCTCCAGACTGGATGGCATCCACTGCCCAGTGAGCATGTCATCTCAACTGACCTTCCGCAGGAAGCCCTCATGATCCAGGAGTTTGCGAGGTTGGCAGGAAGCATAAGAGATTCTGGTTGCAAGCCAGATGAAAAATGGTATACTATCACTAGAAACACACAATTGGTTCTCGATGCAGTAAAAGAATCAATTGAGAAGGGGCTTGAACCGGTTAATGTTACTGGTTAGCGGATGTTCCCCTCAGTTATGCCCTATGATCTCATCGTGTTGCTAAATTAATACTCCACCACATTTGAAATGCTGACAACTTTCATTGTGATCTTTGCTGAATAAATGAGATCATGCTGATAAACCTGTTTACTTGTTTGGTGTGATTGGTTTATTTTGCTGTAACTGAATGAATTTCGCTGCTGAGAGTCGTTGAATGGTGCCATTTAGACAATTTTATCTTATTGGATTTGGGAGATGGTATGCAATTCAGCATGCTAGTAGGATTAATATGATCAAACCAAAAAATTTAAATGACAAGTATCCATGAAGCTTTTGCCATGGTTAGAAGCTGGATCAGGGATCCTCTGTGGTGCGCAGTCTGCACCACAGAATCCGGTACAGCGCTCGATGGCCTCCAGAACAAGCAAGGTCTTGGTCTGGAGAACTGGCTAACAAAGTTCTTTGTAGTAACAATGAAACTAATTTGCACTGAATTTAGGGGAAAAAAATAGGATCCGGGGATGAAAATTTAAAACCTTCCTTTTTTGGTAAAATCTGAGGACGTCTGTTGAGTCGTATATGAGCATCGTTGGTGTAGACGCTATTCTAGCTGGGAATGGGATTTTAATtggggaaaaaaaatattttaggttactGAACAATAGATGATGAAAATATGTTCCCAAGTAAGGACCTATTTTTGGTAGCCTAGTATGTGTATTATAATGAAGAAGATGTCTTTGGAAAGGTTATAACTGGACAAGAATTTCAAAACCAGCAATGGTAATGACTGGTAGAATTAAACAGACTCTGCGAGCTGTTGAAATGCTTTCGAATAGTGCACATCTACTGCAGACGTAAGAAACTACTAAATGAAAAGTAAGATATTGGTGTGCTAATTAAATGAGGATCCATTTAGTGTCGCTGCTGTTTTGAGTTGTTTTCAGAAATCCAAGAAAGATAACGAACAAGACTGAACAACATTGATGAAAGTGCTGTTTTGTTTTTTGAAATTCGTGTAGAATCTTTAGAGCCCTTCGTAACAAAGGtttattgatttttaaaaagAGTGAAAATAAAAGCaaggaataataaaaattttgtacAAATGCTGCCTTCAAGAACAACCTCCATTTATCTCACTAGTT contains the following coding sequences:
- the LOC105041681 gene encoding uncharacterized oxidoreductase At4g09670; the encoded protein is MADKANPVRFGILGCATIARKVSRAIALAPNATVVAVGSRSLDKAQRFIADNGLPPAARAQGSYEAVLDDPAVDAVYVPLPTGLHVRWAVAAAEHGKHVLLEKPTALCAADLDRILEACRSRGVQFMDSTMWMHHPRTARMRELLSDPNRFGQLKAIHSSFTFCADPDFLQNDIRVKPDLDALGALGDVGWYCIRAILWAADYELPKTAIAHHGCVKNQAGVILSCGATFVWDDGKDATFHCSFLSNLTMELCVMGTRGTLHLSDFVIPFEETPAKFRIATDSGFKELQTGWHPLPSEHVISTDLPQEALMIQEFARLAGSIRDSGCKPDEKWYTITRNTQLVLDAVKESIEKGLEPVNVTG
- the LOC105041682 gene encoding uncharacterized oxidoreductase At4g09670; the encoded protein is MTDKANPIRFGILGCAAIAHKVSRAIGLAPNATVVAVGSRSLDKAQRFIAVNGLPPATRAHGSYEAVLDDPAVDAVYVPLPTSLHVRWAVAAAEHGKHVLLEKPTALCAADLDQILEACRSRGVQFMDSTMWMHHPRTARMRELLSDPNRFGPLKAIHSSFTYGGGDPDFLQNDIRVKPDLDALGALGDAGWYCIRSVLWAADYVLPRTAIAHHGCVKNQAGVILSCGATLVWDDGQVATFHCSFLSNLTMELCVMGTRGTLHLSDFVLPFEETPAKFKLATDSKFKELHIGWQPLPSEHVISTDLPQEALMIQEFSRLAGSIRDSGSKPDEKWPIITRKTQLVLDAVKESIEKGFEPVNVTG